A stretch of the Fodinicurvata sediminis DSM 21159 genome encodes the following:
- a CDS encoding corrinoid protein — MADTDDLDLRSLNDEELVQQMHDDLYDGLKEEVAEGVNILLERGWSPYRILTEALVEGMRIVGIDFRDGILFVPEVLMAANSMKGGMTILRPLLAETGAPKIGKMVIGTVKGDIHDIGKNLVSMMMEGAGFEVIDLGINNPIENYLEALEEHKPDILGMSALLTTTMPYMKVVIEGMKEQGLRDDYIVLVGGAPLNEAFAEAIGADAYCRDAAVTVDTAKDFMQRRHNSLATASAMA; from the coding sequence ATGGCTGATACGGATGATCTGGATCTGCGTTCGCTCAACGACGAGGAACTCGTGCAGCAGATGCATGATGACCTTTATGACGGTCTGAAGGAAGAGGTCGCCGAAGGCGTGAATATCCTGCTGGAGCGCGGGTGGTCACCCTACCGGATTCTGACCGAGGCCCTGGTCGAAGGCATGCGTATCGTCGGCATCGACTTCCGCGACGGCATCCTTTTTGTGCCCGAAGTCCTGATGGCCGCCAACTCCATGAAGGGCGGCATGACCATCCTGCGCCCGCTGCTGGCCGAAACCGGGGCCCCGAAGATCGGCAAGATGGTGATCGGCACCGTCAAGGGCGACATCCACGACATCGGCAAGAATCTGGTCTCCATGATGATGGAAGGCGCGGGTTTCGAGGTGATCGACCTTGGCATCAACAACCCGATCGAGAACTACCTGGAGGCGCTCGAGGAGCACAAACCCGACATTCTGGGCATGTCCGCCTTGCTGACCACCACCATGCCCTACATGAAGGTCGTAATCGAGGGCATGAAGGAACAGGGGCTGCGTGACGACTACATCGTCCTCGTTGGTGGCGCCCCCTTGAACGAGGCCTTTGCGGAAGCGATCGGCGCCGATGCCTATTGCCGCGATGCGGCAGTTACCGTGGATACGGCCAAGGACTTCATGCAACGCCGCCACAACAGCCTGGCCACTGCCTCGGCAATGGCCTGA
- a CDS encoding DUF1638 domain-containing protein, translating into MSERKTLVLACGALAREIVDAIALNGWSHLQVRCLPAIWHNTPQRIPEALRTKIRKARQEGFEEILVAYGDCGTGGLLDAMLAEEGVERIAGDHCYAFYAGLETFAELQEADPATFYLTNYLVRHFDRLVVRGLGLDRHPDLLQLCFGNYNRLIYLAQTHDPELQRQAKAAADSLELTYEYRYCGLGGLAAFLGKAAQQKAPISWPA; encoded by the coding sequence ATGTCTGAACGGAAGACCCTGGTCCTGGCCTGTGGTGCGCTCGCACGCGAAATCGTGGATGCGATCGCCCTGAACGGATGGTCCCATCTGCAAGTTCGCTGCCTGCCGGCGATCTGGCACAACACACCCCAGCGCATCCCCGAAGCCTTGCGCACGAAAATCCGCAAGGCTCGCCAGGAAGGCTTCGAGGAAATTCTCGTCGCCTATGGAGACTGCGGCACGGGTGGGCTGCTGGATGCCATGCTGGCCGAGGAAGGTGTGGAGCGCATTGCCGGCGATCATTGCTATGCCTTCTACGCCGGCCTCGAGACTTTTGCCGAACTGCAGGAAGCCGACCCGGCCACCTTCTACCTGACCAATTACCTGGTGCGCCATTTCGACCGCCTGGTGGTGCGGGGCCTGGGCCTCGACCGCCACCCCGATCTGCTGCAGCTTTGCTTCGGCAACTACAATCGCCTGATCTATTTGGCCCAGACCCACGATCCGGAACTGCAAAGACAGGCCAAGGCCGCTGCAGACAGTCTGGAGCTGACCTATGAGTACCGCTACTGCGGATTGGGTGGCCTGGCCGCTTTCCTGGGAAAGGCAGCCCAACAGAAGGCACCGATATCATGGCCAGCCTGA
- a CDS encoding virulence factor, translating into MASLTILYWRDIPAQVVARAGRQNAKVVLSERFEKAIDRAAMKAGLRDTDSYLAHWHRGEPQACEDNLEAAVQSAAAQLERDYDTQHLQALIDNGGLAVAHRADPVAEGYGP; encoded by the coding sequence ATGGCCAGCCTGACCATTCTCTACTGGCGGGACATTCCGGCCCAGGTCGTGGCCAGGGCGGGGCGGCAGAATGCCAAAGTCGTACTGTCAGAACGCTTCGAAAAGGCCATCGACCGCGCCGCCATGAAGGCCGGCCTGCGCGACACCGACAGCTATCTGGCCCACTGGCATCGCGGCGAACCGCAAGCCTGTGAAGACAACCTGGAAGCAGCCGTCCAGTCAGCGGCGGCACAACTGGAAAGAGACTACGATACACAGCACCTGCAGGCGCTGATCGACAATGGTGGACTGGCGGTCGCGCACCGCGCAGATCCGGTGGCTGAAGGATACGGGCCATGA
- a CDS encoding methylenetetrahydrofolate reductase — protein sequence MSLLEMPTTQDSVMQDFLMQDGENSLKSAIRDFMQGFTVETTPGASAKTADYREMLRPGTSVAVTFLPGSEFGDTIKTAARLKREGFTPLPHLAARSIPSQDAFQDYLARLQDEVGIDEVVVLGGSVPTPLGPFDNSMQLLESGLLDRHGIRRIGVAGHPEGSPDIREEDIMAALKWKNAFAERTDAELYIITQFVFQAEPIIAWDRRIQAEGNQLPIRIGVPGLATLKTLLNHARNCGIGASMGFLVKQARNVAKLMSVNAPDKLVLDLAHYKATDPNCGIHSAHMYPLGGLRKTAAWSHAVVDGDFELKSDHSGFTVNRSVE from the coding sequence ATGAGCTTACTTGAAATGCCTACGACTCAAGACTCCGTAATGCAGGACTTCCTGATGCAAGATGGCGAAAACAGCCTGAAAAGCGCCATACGTGACTTCATGCAGGGTTTCACTGTGGAAACCACACCAGGGGCTTCGGCCAAGACCGCGGATTATCGTGAAATGCTGCGGCCCGGAACCTCCGTAGCGGTCACCTTCCTTCCGGGATCTGAGTTTGGCGATACCATCAAAACAGCGGCCCGCCTGAAGCGGGAGGGCTTTACCCCCCTGCCCCATCTGGCCGCACGCTCGATCCCCAGCCAGGATGCCTTCCAGGACTACCTGGCGCGCCTACAGGATGAGGTGGGCATTGATGAAGTTGTTGTGCTGGGCGGCTCCGTTCCGACACCGCTGGGGCCCTTCGACAACTCCATGCAACTTCTTGAAAGCGGCTTGCTGGACCGTCACGGCATTCGCCGAATTGGCGTGGCCGGCCACCCCGAGGGCAGCCCGGACATCCGCGAGGAGGACATCATGGCGGCGCTGAAATGGAAGAACGCCTTTGCCGAGCGCACCGATGCCGAACTCTATATAATCACGCAGTTCGTCTTTCAGGCCGAGCCCATTATCGCCTGGGACCGCCGCATCCAGGCGGAAGGGAACCAACTGCCGATTCGCATCGGCGTTCCGGGTCTGGCCACCCTCAAGACACTGCTGAATCACGCCCGGAACTGTGGAATCGGCGCCTCCATGGGCTTCCTCGTCAAGCAGGCACGCAACGTGGCCAAGCTCATGTCCGTCAACGCGCCCGACAAACTCGTGCTGGATCTGGCGCACTACAAGGCCACGGACCCGAACTGCGGCATACACAGCGCTCATATGTATCCCCTGGGCGGGCTGCGCAAAACGGCGGCCTGGAGTCATGCCGTGGTCGATGGCGACTTCGAGCTGAAATCGGACCACAGCGGCTTCACGGTCAATCGCAGCGTCGAATAG
- a CDS encoding methyltetrahydrofolate cobalamin methyltransferase — protein sequence MSRTVVSSHSREVVIGFDQPFCIIGERINPTGRKKLAAEMAAGDYSTVERDALAQVQAGARMLDVNAGIPLADEPAILADTIRLVQSLVGVPLSIDSSIVAALEAGLSAYQGKALVNSVTGEEERLEAVLPLVKKHDAAVVAISNDETGISEDPDVRFAVAKKIVEHAMDYGIPREDVVVDPLVMPIGAMRTAGQQAFSIIRRLREELGVNTTCGASNISFGLPNRHALNAAFLSMAACSGMTSAIMNPLHSEEMAGVMAADVLLGTDRDCRAWIQKFREPAAEGSAEASAREARSERRRRRAATG from the coding sequence ATGTCCCGCACTGTCGTTTCCTCTCATAGCCGGGAAGTTGTGATCGGCTTCGACCAGCCCTTCTGCATCATCGGTGAGCGCATCAATCCCACAGGACGCAAGAAGCTGGCCGCAGAGATGGCGGCCGGCGATTACAGCACCGTCGAGCGGGATGCCCTGGCCCAGGTCCAGGCCGGTGCACGCATGCTGGACGTGAATGCCGGCATACCGCTCGCCGACGAGCCAGCCATCCTCGCCGACACGATCAGGCTGGTCCAATCCCTCGTGGGCGTACCGCTCAGCATAGACTCCTCCATCGTCGCCGCTCTGGAGGCCGGGCTGTCGGCCTATCAGGGCAAGGCCCTGGTAAATTCCGTTACCGGCGAAGAGGAACGCCTTGAGGCGGTCCTGCCCCTGGTGAAGAAGCATGATGCCGCCGTAGTGGCCATCTCCAACGACGAGACCGGGATCTCCGAGGATCCGGACGTGCGCTTCGCTGTGGCGAAGAAAATCGTCGAACATGCCATGGATTACGGTATCCCGCGTGAGGACGTGGTGGTGGATCCGCTCGTCATGCCCATCGGCGCCATGCGCACAGCCGGCCAGCAGGCTTTCAGCATTATCCGGCGCCTGCGAGAGGAATTGGGCGTGAACACGACCTGCGGCGCTTCCAACATCTCCTTCGGCCTGCCCAACCGGCACGCGCTCAATGCCGCCTTCCTGTCCATGGCGGCTTGCTCCGGCATGACTTCAGCCATCATGAACCCCCTGCACAGCGAAGAAATGGCCGGCGTGATGGCCGCAGATGTCCTGCTGGGCACCGACCGGGATTGCCGTGCCTGGATTCAGAAGTTCCGCGAACCGGCAGCAGAAGGTTCAGCCGAGGCTTCGGCCCGTGAGGCGCGCAGTGAACGCAGACGCAGGAGGGCGGCGACCGGCTGA
- a CDS encoding ASKHA domain-containing protein — protein MPGNRDDALVVFTPSGKRGRFPVGTPLLKCARNLGVDIDSVCGGRGLCGRCQVTIGEGEFAKHALESRKDHVSDWSAVETRYQAKKGMKQGRRLSCQARLMADAVIDVPAESQVHKQVVRKRAEVRNIELDPAIRLHYVEVQQPDMHNPTGDLERLLKALETQWGLSDLTADLRVLQGLQQALRASDWKVTAAVHRGQVLTTIWPGFRDKAYGLAIDIGSTTIAAHLCDLATGEVLASNGIMNPQIRFGEDLMSRVSYIMMNPGGDGEMTQAVREGINRLVQEICSEVGLTPQDVLNATFVGNPIMHHLLLGIDPTELGGAPFALTFNSGITLWAEQLGIDLAPDARVYVLPCIAGHVGADTAGVILSEQPHLRDETTLVVDVGTNAEIVLGNRQRLLACSSPTGPAFEGAQISGGQRAAPGAIERVRIDPETLAPRFKVIGCDHWSNEPGFTEEVRKIGVTGICGSGIIEALAEMYLAGIILPDGTVNGRKAAVSTRVFMEGRTFSYLLHEPANPEEPRIVITQNDIRAIQLAKAALFAGIRLLMERLGVERVDRIQLAGAFGSHIDVKYAMILGMIPDCDLDKVSSAGNAAGTGARIALLNQKARDEIERVVKQVEKVETAVEPSFQAHFVEAMAIPHKSLGYPCLSQVVDLPAPQTLAPLPSSDGEPPRRRRRRAS, from the coding sequence ATGCCCGGAAACCGCGATGATGCCCTGGTCGTCTTCACCCCCTCGGGAAAACGCGGGCGGTTCCCTGTCGGCACGCCCCTTCTGAAGTGCGCCCGTAACCTGGGCGTGGATATCGACTCGGTTTGCGGCGGGCGCGGTCTCTGTGGACGCTGCCAGGTCACCATCGGCGAAGGGGAATTCGCCAAGCACGCGCTCGAAAGCCGCAAGGATCACGTTTCCGACTGGAGCGCCGTCGAGACCCGTTACCAGGCCAAGAAGGGCATGAAACAAGGTCGGCGCCTGTCCTGCCAGGCACGACTGATGGCCGATGCGGTCATCGATGTCCCGGCGGAAAGCCAGGTCCACAAGCAGGTCGTTCGAAAGCGTGCGGAAGTGCGCAATATCGAGCTCGACCCCGCCATACGGCTGCACTATGTCGAGGTCCAGCAACCCGACATGCACAATCCCACGGGCGACCTGGAACGCCTGCTTAAAGCGTTGGAAACCCAATGGGGCCTGAGTGACCTGACAGCCGACCTGCGCGTCCTGCAAGGCTTGCAGCAGGCCCTGCGCGCCAGCGACTGGAAGGTGACGGCGGCGGTCCATCGCGGCCAGGTGCTCACCACCATCTGGCCGGGCTTCCGCGACAAGGCCTACGGTCTGGCCATCGATATCGGCTCCACCACTATCGCCGCGCATCTCTGCGACTTGGCGACAGGAGAGGTTCTGGCCTCGAATGGCATAATGAACCCGCAGATCCGCTTCGGCGAGGACCTCATGAGCCGGGTTTCCTACATCATGATGAACCCGGGTGGCGACGGGGAAATGACCCAGGCAGTGCGCGAGGGTATCAACCGCCTGGTCCAGGAGATCTGCAGCGAAGTCGGCCTGACGCCGCAGGACGTCCTCAACGCCACCTTCGTCGGCAATCCCATCATGCACCACCTGCTGCTAGGTATCGACCCGACCGAGCTGGGCGGCGCCCCTTTCGCGCTAACCTTCAACTCGGGCATCACGCTGTGGGCCGAACAGCTTGGCATCGACCTGGCACCCGATGCCCGGGTCTATGTGCTGCCCTGCATTGCAGGCCACGTCGGCGCGGACACGGCGGGGGTCATCCTGTCCGAACAGCCACACCTGCGAGACGAGACAACCCTGGTGGTCGATGTTGGCACCAACGCTGAGATCGTACTGGGGAACCGACAGCGCCTGCTGGCCTGCTCTTCGCCGACCGGTCCGGCCTTCGAGGGAGCCCAGATATCAGGCGGCCAGCGCGCAGCGCCCGGCGCCATCGAGCGTGTACGTATCGACCCCGAAACGCTGGCCCCGCGCTTCAAGGTGATTGGCTGCGACCACTGGTCCAACGAACCCGGTTTCACGGAAGAGGTGCGCAAGATCGGGGTCACAGGCATCTGCGGTTCCGGAATCATCGAAGCCCTGGCCGAGATGTACCTGGCAGGGATCATCCTGCCCGACGGCACGGTGAACGGCCGCAAGGCCGCCGTCAGCACACGCGTGTTCATGGAGGGACGTACCTTCAGTTACCTGCTTCACGAACCTGCCAATCCCGAGGAACCGCGCATCGTCATCACCCAGAACGATATTCGTGCCATACAGCTGGCCAAGGCGGCCCTCTTTGCCGGCATTCGCCTGCTGATGGAGCGTCTGGGTGTGGAACGGGTCGACCGCATCCAACTGGCCGGTGCTTTCGGCAGTCACATTGACGTGAAGTACGCCATGATCCTGGGCATGATCCCAGACTGCGACCTGGACAAGGTCAGTTCGGCAGGAAATGCTGCGGGGACCGGTGCACGCATCGCTCTGTTGAACCAGAAGGCACGCGACGAAATCGAACGCGTGGTCAAACAGGTGGAGAAGGTTGAAACCGCGGTGGAACCTTCGTTCCAGGCGCATTTCGTTGAGGCCATGGCCATTCCGCACAAGTCCCTGGGCTACCCCTGCCTCTCACAGGTCGTGGACCTGCCGGCCCCACAAACCTTGGCCCCCCTGCCTTCCTCCGACGGCGAGCCGCCAAGGCGACGCCGGCGGCGCGCCTCCTGA
- a CDS encoding GlxA family transcriptional regulator: protein MLGSVPREFPQAIGFILLPNFSMIAFASAVEALRQANRQSGRELYSWPIFSLDGQPVEASNGLSITPEGNLEDASKVLTFALCSGLEVKKVADKRLLSWLRRMDRQGADIGAICTASYILAKAGLLDGYSCTIHWENLAGFVEDFPELDVTNELFEIDRHRFTCAGGTAGLDMMLNVISLQHGHELAAAVAEQFLHERIRDQNDHQRMSLPARLGVRHPKLLSVISTMERNLEEPLSRAQLAREAGLSTRQLERLFRKYLSRSPARYYLELRLNRARLLLLQTNLSVIDVALACGFVSASHFSKCYRDFFGRTPRKERGLPPGPDGL from the coding sequence ATGCTGGGCAGCGTGCCGAGAGAGTTTCCGCAGGCCATCGGCTTCATACTCTTGCCGAACTTCTCCATGATCGCCTTTGCCTCGGCTGTCGAGGCGTTGCGCCAGGCCAATCGCCAGAGCGGTCGCGAGCTTTACAGCTGGCCCATCTTCTCGCTTGATGGGCAGCCGGTGGAAGCGTCCAATGGTCTTTCCATCACACCAGAGGGCAACCTTGAGGATGCTTCCAAGGTTCTGACCTTTGCCCTTTGCTCGGGCCTTGAGGTGAAGAAGGTGGCTGACAAGCGCCTGCTGTCCTGGTTGCGGCGTATGGATCGGCAGGGCGCGGATATTGGAGCTATCTGCACAGCCAGTTACATCCTGGCGAAGGCGGGACTTCTGGATGGCTACAGCTGCACCATCCACTGGGAGAACCTGGCCGGTTTCGTCGAGGACTTCCCCGAACTGGATGTCACCAACGAGCTGTTCGAGATCGATCGCCATCGCTTTACCTGTGCCGGCGGAACGGCGGGGCTGGACATGATGCTGAATGTCATCAGCCTGCAGCACGGGCATGAGCTTGCCGCGGCTGTGGCCGAACAGTTCCTGCACGAACGTATCCGCGATCAGAACGATCACCAACGCATGAGCCTGCCGGCGCGACTGGGGGTGCGGCATCCGAAGCTGCTCAGTGTCATTTCGACCATGGAGCGCAATCTCGAAGAGCCGCTGTCGCGGGCCCAGCTGGCACGCGAAGCCGGCCTGTCGACACGACAGCTTGAGCGCCTGTTCCGCAAGTACCTGAGCCGTTCGCCCGCGCGCTATTACCTAGAGCTTCGTCTCAACCGGGCGCGTCTGCTGCTGTTGCAGACCAACCTGTCGGTCATCGACGTGGCGCTGGCCTGCGGCTTTGTCTCGGCCTCGCACTTCTCGAAGTGCTACCGCGATTTCTTTGGCCGTACGCCGCGCAAGGAGCGCGGCCTGCCCCCCGGTCCCGACGGGCTGTAG
- a CDS encoding DUF6647 family protein translates to MRAVMKSIVFALFVASIGQVSANEPQAPPSLLDTITLWLAANFELPSSPEPPALVTVPASVLVEIRYGSAGSVSPGDVMALYDDTSRTIYLTEGWTGSTPAQLSILVHEMVHHLQSSSDMRFACPGERELLAYRAQGAWLELFGLNLETAFGIDPATLLVATVCTH, encoded by the coding sequence ATGCGCGCCGTAATGAAATCCATCGTCTTCGCCCTGTTTGTTGCATCCATAGGCCAGGTAAGTGCTAACGAGCCTCAAGCTCCTCCTTCATTGCTTGATACCATTACGCTATGGCTTGCAGCGAACTTCGAACTCCCATCATCGCCTGAGCCCCCAGCCCTCGTGACCGTGCCAGCCTCAGTACTGGTTGAGATCCGCTATGGTTCGGCAGGATCCGTTTCTCCAGGCGATGTCATGGCCCTTTACGATGACACCAGCCGCACAATCTATCTCACCGAAGGTTGGACCGGCAGCACCCCGGCCCAGCTATCGATACTGGTGCATGAAATGGTCCATCACCTGCAGTCGTCTTCCGACATGCGCTTTGCCTGTCCCGGAGAACGTGAGTTACTTGCCTACCGTGCCCAAGGTGCCTGGCTCGAACTGTTCGGCTTGAATCTCGAGACCGCTTTCGGCATCGATCCCGCAACGCTGCTCGTCGCCACGGTCTGCACGCATTAG
- a CDS encoding winged helix-turn-helix domain-containing protein, with translation MDDPRNIRFGSFVLNRAHGCLQDETGAERFLRPKSFRVLELLSERCGQLVSKDELIRETWPDVFVSDDSLAQCVSDIRRALEPEGAKLLRTVPRRGYMLVDQPVRAQEPGRAHSKQWIVTAGGLVTVFFVVITVLWVQPHNRSEVESFAADPVMQQVDALLESRDWQQRENNEQARRLLESVISENPEHADALASLGLTYWLEVQHVAWGGGRREMERALELVERAVSIGGSARSHRLLAEMRLLSPFPEIRSRIDALANARAAVTIDAEDPNNLAVLAQALALTGRSHEAVQIIEEAIRREPTPPDWYRQVAGLSYLLAGKPVRAVEQFGPLYGAGTFTQARWWPGWLFAASLAHAGRTEEAARVVSTAQRHRPKQSVAGVAESFDGLANDEDLEFFLEGLRIAGVPG, from the coding sequence ATGGACGACCCTCGCAACATTCGCTTTGGCAGTTTCGTCCTGAACCGTGCACATGGTTGCCTCCAGGACGAGACAGGTGCAGAGCGCTTCCTGCGGCCAAAGTCTTTCCGCGTACTTGAGTTGCTCAGCGAGCGATGCGGCCAGCTCGTGAGCAAGGATGAACTCATTCGTGAAACCTGGCCTGATGTTTTCGTATCCGACGACTCCCTCGCCCAATGTGTAAGCGATATTCGCAGAGCGCTTGAACCCGAAGGCGCAAAGCTTCTACGTACGGTGCCTAGACGAGGGTATATGCTTGTTGACCAGCCTGTACGTGCGCAGGAGCCTGGGCGTGCACATTCCAAGCAATGGATTGTCACGGCAGGCGGACTTGTCACGGTCTTCTTCGTAGTAATCACTGTTTTGTGGGTTCAGCCACACAACAGATCGGAAGTGGAGTCTTTCGCGGCGGATCCTGTCATGCAGCAGGTAGACGCGCTGCTGGAATCACGGGACTGGCAGCAGCGTGAGAACAATGAGCAGGCCAGACGGTTGCTCGAATCAGTCATCTCAGAAAATCCCGAACATGCAGATGCACTCGCGAGTCTCGGGCTCACCTATTGGCTGGAGGTTCAGCACGTTGCCTGGGGAGGTGGCCGGCGCGAAATGGAGCGAGCACTTGAACTGGTGGAACGCGCCGTCTCAATCGGCGGAAGCGCCCGTTCGCACCGGCTGCTCGCAGAGATGAGGTTACTTTCACCCTTCCCGGAGATTCGCTCCCGCATTGATGCCTTGGCGAACGCGCGGGCGGCAGTAACCATTGATGCGGAAGATCCCAATAATCTTGCTGTATTGGCCCAGGCCCTGGCCTTGACGGGCCGCTCACACGAGGCAGTGCAGATAATTGAGGAAGCTATTCGCCGAGAGCCAACCCCTCCCGATTGGTATCGGCAGGTCGCAGGCCTCAGCTATCTACTTGCGGGCAAGCCGGTCCGAGCCGTCGAACAGTTCGGACCGCTCTATGGCGCGGGGACCTTCACGCAGGCGAGATGGTGGCCGGGCTGGCTCTTTGCCGCCAGCCTTGCGCATGCTGGCCGAACCGAAGAAGCGGCCCGTGTGGTCAGCACAGCACAGCGACACCGTCCTAAGCAGTCCGTTGCAGGCGTTGCAGAGTCGTTCGATGGGCTTGCCAACGACGAGGACCTCGAATTTTTCCTTGAAGGACTCAGAATTGCTGGTGTGCCCGGCTGA
- a CDS encoding TRAP transporter substrate-binding protein: protein MNSLLYPKLFGESGERFAETVRRLSGGSFVIEVHDRLVLDQDTFGALDSGLIDAVWGSAGHHHREDPALTIFSGFPFGPDPAGFTAWMQMGGGAEALEAIYARHGLKSLYCSILPSEGGGWFLEPIESSADLEGLPMRSFGYGARVLQKLGVVPYELPAEEIRPALETGLIRAAEFSLPSIDADLGIAEVAQHLYFPGWQQPVTSLEVLMPEKTWTELSDDHKAVLKSACGDTLSWSAAEAAVQQVEALAGFRAKGVELHAWPDEVLHKLQEAWDEVIAEEVARDPLLTKAWNDYLRFREGYRDWQVRAYVQ, encoded by the coding sequence ATGAACAGCCTTCTTTATCCCAAGCTATTTGGTGAATCCGGAGAACGGTTCGCCGAGACGGTGCGGCGGCTATCGGGTGGCAGTTTTGTCATCGAAGTTCACGACCGGCTTGTGCTTGACCAGGATACATTCGGGGCTTTGGACTCGGGCTTGATCGATGCGGTATGGGGGTCTGCGGGCCATCACCATCGCGAAGATCCGGCATTGACCATCTTTTCAGGCTTTCCCTTTGGCCCGGACCCGGCCGGATTTACCGCCTGGATGCAAATGGGTGGTGGTGCCGAGGCTCTGGAGGCGATCTATGCCCGCCACGGGCTGAAGAGCCTTTATTGCAGTATCCTGCCCTCGGAAGGTGGCGGTTGGTTTCTGGAGCCGATCGAGAGTTCCGCAGATCTGGAAGGACTGCCTATGCGCAGTTTCGGCTACGGCGCCAGGGTGCTGCAGAAGCTGGGTGTTGTCCCTTATGAACTTCCGGCCGAGGAGATTCGTCCAGCACTGGAGACAGGATTGATCCGTGCCGCTGAGTTCTCCCTGCCGTCCATAGACGCGGATCTTGGGATAGCGGAAGTTGCGCAGCACCTCTATTTCCCTGGCTGGCAGCAGCCGGTTACCTCGCTTGAAGTTCTCATGCCTGAGAAGACCTGGACCGAGCTTTCTGATGACCATAAGGCCGTATTGAAGTCAGCTTGCGGCGATACATTGTCGTGGAGTGCTGCCGAGGCCGCAGTGCAGCAGGTTGAGGCACTTGCCGGTTTTCGTGCCAAGGGCGTTGAACTGCATGCCTGGCCGGACGAAGTCCTTCACAAACTCCAGGAGGCTTGGGATGAAGTTATTGCGGAAGAAGTCGCTCGCGATCCCCTGCTTACCAAGGCCTGGAACGACTATCTTCGCTTTCGTGAAGGATACAGGGACTGGCAGGTGCGGGCATACGTTCAGTAA
- a CDS encoding response regulator, protein MRTVLLIDDEKTILEAMGYSLSKAGYTVFSAANGKEGLAFLDSQPVDAVVTDIIMPEKEGLETIIEIRRKWPDLPIVAISGGGRTRQLHFLEMSRDFGANEIMQKPFKPSQLIESLNRLLDAGHDSLPA, encoded by the coding sequence ATGCGGACTGTCCTGCTGATAGATGATGAGAAGACTATCCTGGAGGCGATGGGATACTCTCTTTCCAAGGCAGGCTACACGGTCTTTTCCGCCGCCAACGGTAAAGAAGGCCTCGCGTTCCTGGACAGCCAGCCTGTAGATGCAGTTGTCACGGATATCATCATGCCGGAAAAGGAAGGTCTTGAAACCATCATCGAGATACGGCGCAAGTGGCCAGACCTTCCCATTGTTGCCATTTCGGGAGGGGGGCGCACCCGGCAGCTCCATTTTCTGGAGATGAGCCGGGATTTCGGTGCGAACGAGATTATGCAGAAGCCCTTCAAGCCCTCTCAGTTGATTGAGTCACTGAACCGTTTGCTCGATGCAGGGCATGATTCGCTGCCCGCCTGA
- a CDS encoding alpha/beta fold hydrolase: MNSHPRQLSRRFASSLGEVAWDSEGDGPDLLLVHGTPTSSVIWRPVIDRLKTRFRLTWLDLPGYGASQKFSGQEVRLRAFARVVREFCREVGLTRPHLVGHDFGAAAVLGAHLVEGQEVASLVVADGVVLNPWGTEFSLHVSRHESVFAAVPEYVHLAQLRAHLATAVTRPLGRETEAGLLAPWSGEEGQAAYYRQVAQYDHAYTQQLEELYPTLDIPLLILWGEEDCWVNIGVGECLQRLVPGADLRRLPDAGHFSMLDTPGLFTRELESWLEAQQES; encoded by the coding sequence ATGAACAGCCATCCGCGCCAACTGTCCCGGCGCTTTGCATCCTCACTTGGCGAGGTGGCCTGGGACAGCGAAGGTGATGGGCCCGACCTGCTGCTGGTCCATGGCACGCCGACTTCTTCGGTGATCTGGCGGCCGGTCATAGACCGTCTGAAGACGCGCTTCCGACTGACCTGGCTTGATCTTCCGGGCTATGGAGCTTCACAGAAGTTCTCCGGGCAGGAAGTGCGTCTGCGCGCGTTCGCGCGTGTGGTTAGAGAGTTCTGTCGGGAAGTCGGCCTGACGCGCCCACACCTTGTGGGCCATGATTTTGGGGCCGCGGCCGTTTTGGGCGCGCACCTCGTGGAAGGGCAGGAGGTGGCCAGTCTGGTGGTTGCCGATGGCGTCGTCCTGAACCCCTGGGGCACGGAGTTTTCGTTGCATGTCAGCCGGCACGAATCGGTCTTCGCTGCGGTGCCTGAATATGTGCATCTGGCCCAGTTGCGTGCCCACCTGGCGACGGCGGTAACGCGGCCCCTGGGCAGGGAAACCGAGGCCGGACTGCTGGCGCCCTGGAGTGGCGAGGAGGGGCAGGCGGCCTATTACCGGCAGGTGGCCCAGTACGATCATGCCTACACGCAGCAACTGGAAGAGCTCTACCCCACGCTCGACATCCCGCTACTGATACTCTGGGGTGAAGAGGACTGCTGGGTGAATATCGGCGTGGGCGAGTGCTTGCAGCGGCTCGTTCCCGGAGCCGATCTAAGGCGCTTGCCTGATGCCGGGCACTTCTCGATGCTGGATACGCCGGGCCTGTTCACGCGCGAACTGGAAAGCTGGCTGGAGGCCCAGCAGGAAAGCTGA